The following coding sequences lie in one Helicobacter sp. MIT 21-1697 genomic window:
- the pgsA gene encoding CDP-diacylglycerol--glycerol-3-phosphate 3-phosphatidyltransferase, giving the protein MKHLPNFLSISRIFLAVLLLFIALHYEAVFPDYIDRSWVNYLTCLIFCIASLTDFFDGYIAREYCVRSRFGEVFDPLADKMLILSAFIALLILDRASPWAVFLILSREFFITGLRVMVAGSGASVAASRSGKYKTGAQIAAIAFLLADFFPGGEILLWIAVALTLYSGADYTLKYVKSLSV; this is encoded by the coding sequence GTGAAGCATTTACCCAATTTTTTAAGTATTTCACGAATATTTTTAGCGGTTTTATTGCTTTTTATAGCATTGCATTATGAGGCAGTATTCCCTGATTATATTGATAGGAGCTGGGTAAATTACCTTACTTGCCTTATTTTTTGCATAGCCTCGCTCACAGATTTTTTTGATGGCTATATTGCGCGTGAATATTGTGTGCGTTCGCGCTTTGGGGAAGTATTTGACCCATTAGCAGATAAAATGCTTATTCTTTCTGCTTTTATTGCTCTTTTAATTTTGGATAGAGCGTCTCCTTGGGCAGTATTTTTAATTTTATCACGAGAATTTTTTATCACTGGATTGCGCGTAATGGTGGCAGGAAGTGGCGCAAGTGTGGCAGCAAGTAGAAGTGGCAAATACAAAACAGGTGCGCAAATTGCGGCAATCGCATTTTTATTAGCAGACTTTTTCCCCGGTGGTGAGATATTATTATGGATTGCAGTAGCACTTACCCTCTATTCTGGGGCAGATTACACTTTAAAATATGTAAAAAGTTTGAGCGTATGA
- the corA gene encoding magnesium/cobalt transporter CorA — protein sequence MINIFVRRGGLIVRESLYSSDEQIKVFHEEDKILWIDLFRPSSDEVNYISQTYHLEVPTKEEREEIEQSARYWEDSGSITINTYFLVRSSESELHNETITFLLRKNILFTIRYSEFRVFDEIQQIVLATPKVFEDGFDLIGKIFEIRVEKDADLLESAAKNTRALRKRVFNSQVINYDEMLEELSSLQELNMSVRDSLFDKRRAITAVLKSDKADADVKKNITIVLKDLNSLVEFTAVNMHALDNIQTILTNQINIEQNKTIKLFTVVTVAMMPPTLIGTIYGMNFDNMPELHWDFSYPVALVIMILSTIFPIIYFKKKGWI from the coding sequence ATGATTAATATTTTTGTAAGACGCGGAGGGCTTATTGTGCGTGAAAGCTTGTATTCAAGTGATGAGCAAATTAAAGTTTTCCACGAAGAAGACAAGATTCTATGGATTGATTTGTTTCGCCCCTCAAGTGATGAAGTAAATTATATTTCACAAACTTATCATCTTGAAGTGCCCACTAAAGAAGAAAGAGAAGAGATTGAACAATCAGCTAGATACTGGGAAGATAGCGGGAGCATTACGATAAATACTTATTTTCTTGTGCGCTCTTCTGAATCCGAACTCCATAATGAAACAATCACTTTTTTGTTGCGTAAAAATATCCTCTTTACAATCCGATATAGTGAGTTTCGTGTTTTTGATGAGATTCAGCAAATTGTCCTTGCTACACCAAAAGTTTTTGAAGATGGCTTTGACCTCATTGGCAAAATCTTTGAAATACGTGTAGAAAAAGATGCGGATTTGCTAGAATCTGCAGCAAAGAATACTCGTGCATTGCGCAAAAGAGTGTTTAACTCTCAAGTTATCAACTATGATGAAATGCTAGAAGAACTCTCCTCTTTACAAGAATTAAATATGAGTGTGCGAGATTCTCTTTTTGATAAAAGACGAGCTATAACCGCCGTGCTCAAAAGCGATAAAGCAGATGCTGATGTGAAAAAAAATATCACCATTGTTTTAAAAGACTTAAATTCGCTTGTTGAATTTACAGCTGTGAATATGCACGCATTGGATAATATCCAAACGATTCTGACAAACCAAATCAATATTGAGCAAAACAAAACTATTAAACTCTTCACGGTTGTAACCGTGGCGATGATGCCTCCAACGCTTATTGGCACAATCTATGGTATGAACTTTGATAATATGCCTGAATTGCATTGGGATTTTTCCTATCCTGTGGCACTTGTGATTATGATTCTCTCTACGATTTTTCCTATTATTTATTTTAAGAAAAAAGGTTGGATTTAA
- a CDS encoding TerC family protein has translation MDFSWIGDLNAWVALVTLVFLEIVLGIDNLIFLSIIISRLEASQRDKARVFGLMLAMLSRIALLISLFWVSKLTKPLFYIMDLAVSGRDIVLLLGGLFLIYKATSEIHQMTQTQEEHTPTPKYATFGLVLFQIMVLDIVFSLDSVITAVGMVDILSVMIIAIVVSVFVMLFASKGISHFIESNPSIKILALAFLILVGVTLVADSLHFHIPKGYIYFAIAFSLGVEMINIYLAKLRKKSH, from the coding sequence ATGGATTTTTCTTGGATAGGGGATTTGAATGCGTGGGTGGCACTTGTTACACTTGTGTTTTTAGAAATCGTGCTTGGCATTGATAATCTCATTTTTTTATCCATTATTATTTCACGCCTTGAGGCATCTCAACGCGATAAGGCGCGTGTTTTTGGCTTAATGCTTGCTATGCTCTCACGCATTGCGCTTTTAATCTCACTCTTTTGGGTGAGCAAACTCACAAAGCCGCTTTTTTATATTATGGATTTGGCAGTAAGTGGGCGAGATATTGTATTGCTTTTGGGAGGATTGTTTTTGATTTATAAGGCTACAAGCGAAATTCACCAAATGACACAAACCCAAGAAGAACACACCCCTACCCCAAAATATGCGACCTTTGGCTTGGTGCTATTCCAAATTATGGTGCTTGATATTGTATTTTCACTTGATTCTGTTATCACCGCTGTGGGTATGGTAGATATTTTGTCTGTGATGATTATTGCCATTGTTGTAAGTGTGTTTGTTATGCTTTTTGCTTCTAAGGGCATTTCGCATTTTATAGAATCCAATCCAAGCATTAAGATTCTAGCCCTTGCATTTTTGATACTCGTGGGCGTAACGCTTGTTGCAGATAGTCTGCACTTTCATATTCCTAAAGGATATATCTACTTTGCGATTGCATTTTCTTTGGGCGTGGAAATGATAAACATTTACCTTGCCAAATTACGCAAAAAATCTCATTAA
- a CDS encoding MnmC family methyltransferase, with the protein MRHIKSVEQKYKSWIRQSSDGSLSAYNEVYDECYHSLKDGALSESLHKHIYPSLAHLQSYGDFPSEIYVLDICFGLGYNTFALLSTLVQKGYRGKVRIYSPEQDEHIFSALRKWVYPLYMSEYIENIDEILCWFASAQAKKMTMHSGVLAQSISFEINIYKGDAIEACTLLPKHTFDIVYQDAFSPKKNPTLWSTEYFSLLTSLLRPQGIITTYSQSATIRKNALNAGLRVYNYESGVVRGGSLMSKTALSLEGLRAIES; encoded by the coding sequence ATGAGGCACATTAAGAGTGTGGAGCAAAAGTATAAAAGTTGGATAAGACAGAGTAGTGATGGAAGTTTGAGTGCGTATAATGAAGTTTATGATGAATGTTATCATAGCCTCAAAGATGGCGCATTAAGCGAGAGCCTCCATAAACACATCTATCCTTCTTTGGCACATTTGCAATCCTATGGAGACTTCCCAAGTGAGATTTATGTGCTTGATATATGTTTTGGGCTAGGATACAACACCTTTGCACTTTTGAGCACACTTGTCCAAAAAGGTTATCGCGGTAAAGTGCGTATCTACTCCCCCGAACAAGATGAACATATCTTTAGTGCATTGCGCAAATGGGTGTATCCTCTGTATATGAGCGAGTATATAGAAAATATTGATGAGATTCTCTGTTGGTTTGCTTCCGCACAAGCTAAAAAAATGACTATGCACAGCGGTGTGTTGGCACAAAGTATATCTTTTGAGATAAATATATATAAAGGTGATGCGATTGAAGCTTGCACACTTTTACCAAAGCATACATTTGATATTGTCTATCAAGACGCTTTTAGTCCAAAGAAAAATCCAACTTTATGGAGCACAGAGTATTTCTCACTTCTCACCTCTCTTTTGCGCCCACAAGGCATTATCACGACTTATTCTCAAAGTGCCACTATTCGTAAAAATGCACTTAACGCTGGGCTTAGGGTATATAATTATGAAAGCGGCGTAGTGCGCGGAGGCAGTCTAATGAGCAAAACAGCCCTTAGTCTTGAAGGATTGAGAGCTATTGAATCTTAG
- a CDS encoding LTA synthase family protein, with protein sequence MERKWFEKLLVKSITFALFLFILFFVIKLCFVLYSGVYYDAIGEVKSFGEYINAFINGMRYDSRHIAVLSIVYFLIGLLFFWSELRCVVLWIYAFIVVLVSLFIGIAEIAFYEIYSDVFNANLLGLIFDDQQAIFHTGISGHYGITTFLFMYGITTFLFMYAYSKIFTKIRREYGYDPLSSIRSRSTSKESLITSAILFVIFALLMMFSINSALSFKGVSLDQVIKPVENTFLRKASPGAFRDLYLVYRGYMRISNSHFSDYASQTPLEVVEEYFELDSKQTHYNLKDLLAKKVTYSGGEKINYIFYIVAESLSEWHFDKEFDEINLTSGLKSLLNDAHGVKIGVFLQNAGSTIKSIDVQLTGLFQTEIPINSIIGTLQPFITAPGVIMKDLGYKTNFYYGGSGIWQRLDQYSASQGFEKIYYSTHIIENAKLNGYASPYEGLWGAYDHYLFTLIKDNVFKYRNTPSFNMILTTSNHPPYDVPLEQFNVPLEDIQRFLANHSEYKRKDERFFGHIWYQDKMITRFIQEVSRVLPDSLFVITGDHYDREYPHTQPSLKTTNTIPLILYSPTLEMKKNTNIGSHIDITPSIVELVAPADYTYHSFGSPLVSNDNAALSGDNSALGYFSIATDRFIYNKENEQIEYFHKAMERYNDKELAQSLYKRLQQATALSWWILKNGYEVRNDEAH encoded by the coding sequence ATGGAAAGAAAGTGGTTTGAAAAGCTACTTGTTAAGTCAATTACTTTTGCTTTATTTTTATTTATATTATTTTTTGTGATAAAGCTTTGTTTTGTGCTTTATAGTGGAGTATATTATGATGCCATAGGAGAAGTAAAAAGTTTTGGCGAATATATAAATGCCTTTATCAATGGAATGCGGTATGATTCTAGACATATAGCCGTTTTAAGTATTGTGTATTTTCTCATTGGTTTATTATTTTTTTGGAGTGAGCTGCGTTGCGTTGTTTTATGGATTTATGCGTTTATTGTGGTGCTTGTGAGTTTATTTATAGGTATTGCAGAGATTGCATTTTATGAAATTTATAGTGATGTTTTTAATGCAAATTTACTTGGGCTTATTTTTGATGACCAACAGGCGATTTTTCATACAGGCATAAGCGGACATTATGGTATTACAACTTTTTTGTTTATGTATGGTATTACAACTTTTTTGTTTATGTATGCTTATAGCAAAATTTTTACCAAAATCAGGCGTGAATATGGCTATGACCCATTAAGTTCTATTCGCTCACGTTCCACAAGTAAAGAATCTCTGATTACTTCAGCTATTTTATTTGTAATTTTTGCGCTTCTGATGATGTTTTCTATTAATTCTGCCTTGAGTTTTAAGGGTGTGAGTTTAGACCAAGTTATTAAGCCTGTGGAAAATACTTTTTTACGCAAAGCTTCACCGGGTGCATTTAGAGATTTATATCTTGTATATCGTGGTTATATGAGGATTTCAAATTCTCATTTTAGTGATTATGCTTCACAAACGCCTCTTGAAGTGGTAGAGGAATATTTTGAGCTAGATTCTAAGCAGACACATTATAATCTCAAAGATTTACTAGCAAAAAAAGTTACTTATAGCGGTGGAGAGAAAATTAATTATATTTTTTATATTGTAGCAGAGAGTTTAAGTGAATGGCATTTTGACAAAGAATTTGATGAGATTAATTTAACTTCAGGACTTAAATCTTTGCTCAATGATGCGCACGGGGTAAAAATAGGTGTATTTTTACAAAATGCAGGTTCAACGATTAAAAGTATAGATGTGCAACTTACAGGATTGTTTCAGACAGAGATACCTATAAATTCTATCATAGGAACATTGCAGCCTTTTATCACTGCACCGGGCGTGATTATGAAAGATTTAGGATATAAAACAAACTTTTATTATGGTGGCAGTGGTATTTGGCAAAGACTTGACCAATATAGCGCATCACAAGGTTTTGAAAAGATATATTATAGCACCCATATTATTGAAAATGCCAAATTGAATGGCTATGCTTCTCCTTATGAGGGTTTATGGGGAGCATATGACCATTATCTTTTTACTCTTATCAAAGATAATGTTTTTAAATACAGAAATACACCAAGTTTTAATATGATACTTACTACTTCCAATCACCCGCCTTATGATGTACCTTTAGAGCAGTTTAATGTGCCACTTGAAGACATACAGAGATTTCTTGCAAATCATTCTGAATACAAAAGGAAAGATGAGCGATTTTTTGGACATATTTGGTATCAAGATAAAATGATAACGCGCTTTATCCAAGAGGTTTCGCGTGTGTTGCCCGATTCGCTTTTTGTCATTACAGGAGACCATTATGATAGGGAATATCCCCATACACAGCCTTCTTTGAAAACAACAAATACAATTCCATTGATTCTGTATTCGCCTACACTTGAGATGAAAAAAAATACCAATATCGGCTCACATATTGATATTACGCCAAGTATTGTAGAGCTTGTTGCACCTGCAGATTACACCTATCATAGTTTTGGCTCACCGCTTGTAAGCAATGATAATGCAGCATTATCTGGAGATAATAGCGCACTTGGTTATTTTTCTATTGCCACAGATAGATTTATTTATAACAAAGAAAATGAGCAAATAGAATATTTTCACAAAGCTATGGAACGATATAATGACAAAGAACTTGCCCAATCGCTTTATAAGAGATTGCAACAAGCTACTGCTTTGAGTTGGTGGATTCTCAAAAATGGCTATGAAGTAAGGAATGATGAGGCACATTAA
- a CDS encoding sialidase family protein, whose translation MRNLHFLKYLKHSIFVFLLCLCAWWVFINDKTPKNTLDFSQQTLVLPEQNPLSPKSNTLSQAITYFDIPNSQASAHASAIVNVSNVSDKDFMLLYFAGSREGARDVGIYQSFFTFNKNRIDSEIGQWSKPTLLLDAPTLSALSGKFIKKLGNPITFVDTQGRVHLFVVGVSMGGWATSKIYWLLLESPKQENKDSKESTNIYKQNLHTLHYVQELHLSPLLNLSFLVRTPAMLKSDGGFILPIYHELARKYPLLLEFSSSLEITSIMRPTRLHSQLQPSFVPRSSHSSIGVYRNHKAYEHTLYVSECSISCALPKPSNLKNYDASSVLFNALDSIFLLHNQAHSPQGNKREELWIYTLLQSSLEDSQVIFEPLLRLDRLLGNEVSYPSVAMNESFVFIAYTHGRTHIKTALVPKSLLKESLKQDLQFQQ comes from the coding sequence GTGCGAAATCTCCATTTCTTGAAGTATTTGAAGCATAGCATATTTGTATTTTTGCTTTGTTTATGTGCTTGGTGGGTTTTTATAAATGATAAGACACCTAAGAACACGCTTGATTTTTCACAACAAACTTTAGTCCTGCCAGAGCAAAATCCTTTATCGCCCAAGTCCAATACGCTCTCTCAAGCTATTACTTATTTTGATATTCCTAACTCTCAAGCCTCTGCTCACGCAAGTGCGATTGTCAATGTTTCAAATGTAAGCGATAAGGATTTTATGCTTTTGTATTTTGCAGGAAGTAGGGAAGGTGCGAGAGATGTAGGGATTTATCAGAGTTTTTTTACTTTTAATAAAAATAGGATAGATTCAGAGATTGGGCAATGGAGTAAGCCCACACTTCTTTTAGATGCCCCCACACTCTCTGCTTTAAGTGGAAAATTCATTAAAAAGCTTGGGAATCCTATCACTTTTGTGGATACACAGGGTAGGGTGCATTTATTTGTCGTGGGTGTGAGTATGGGCGGTTGGGCGACAAGTAAAATCTATTGGCTTTTATTAGAATCCCCCAAGCAAGAAAATAAAGATTCAAAAGAAAGCACAAATATATACAAGCAGAATCTGCACACTTTGCATTATGTGCAAGAGCTGCATTTAAGCCCTTTGCTTAATCTCTCTTTTCTTGTGCGCACGCCCGCGATGCTTAAAAGTGATGGTGGATTTATCTTGCCTATTTATCACGAGCTTGCGCGCAAATATCCGCTTTTGCTTGAGTTTAGCTCTTCCTTAGAGATTACTTCTATTATGCGCCCTACACGCCTTCACTCTCAATTACAACCAAGCTTTGTGCCGCGTTCATCGCATTCAAGCATAGGAGTTTATCGCAATCATAAGGCTTATGAGCATACACTTTATGTGAGTGAGTGTAGCATTTCTTGTGCCTTGCCAAAGCCGAGTAATCTTAAGAATTATGATGCGTCCTCTGTGCTTTTTAATGCTTTGGATTCTATATTTTTATTGCATAATCAAGCACATTCTCCTCAAGGAAACAAACGCGAGGAGTTATGGATTTATACATTGCTCCAATCTAGCCTTGAAGATTCTCAAGTGATCTTTGAACCTCTTTTACGGCTTGATAGATTGCTTGGTAATGAAGTTTCTTATCCAAGCGTAGCTATGAACGAATCTTTTGTGTTTATTGCCTATACGCACGGGCGTACACATATTAAAACCGCGCTTGTGCCAAAATCGCTTCTTAAAGAATCTTTGAAGCAAGATTTGCAATTCCAACAATAA